A segment of the Candidatus Andeanibacterium colombiense genome:
AGTGCAGGCGCTGCAGGCGGATCTCTCGAAGCCCGAGGAGTGCCGCCGCGCGGTGCGGGAAGCGGCCGCGCTGCTCGGCGGGCTCGACATCTTCTGGAACCACGTCGGCAGCCCGGCGCCCAATGTGATCGAAGGCCTCGAACTGGGCGACTACGATCTTGCGATGGCGCTGAACCTCACCTCGTGCGTCGTGATGGCGGGCGAGGCGCTGCCGCATCTGAAAGCCAGGGGGGGCGGCGCGATCCTGTTCACCGCCTCGACTTCCGGGCTGGTCGGATCCCCCCGAAGCCCGGTCTATTCGGCCGGCAAGTTCGGCGTGGTAGGCTTGGCCAAGTCGCTTGCGATCCGTTACGGACCTGACGGAATCCGGGTCAACGCGCTTTGTCCGGGCCTCACCGACACGCCGATGGCGTTTTCCTTCACCGCGCCCGACGGCCGCGCGGAGACCTCCGCCAAGGTGGCGGAAGCAACAAGGGCAAGCATTCCGCTGCGCCGGATCGCGACCCCGGCGGACGTCGCCAACGCGGCGCTGTTTCTGGTTTCGGACGAAGCCAGCTACATCACCGGCGTCGCCTTGCCGATCGACGGCGGTGCGACCGCCCTCTAGCTTGTCGTTGCCCGAGGGCCGCATTCCGACGCACGGGTAGGGCGCGTTGCTTGACCGTGCGGAAATGCTACCGTAGCGCCGGTCGCGGCGCGCTCCAGGCGAGAGCTTGCGGAGGCGCCGCTGGACGGAGGCCGAGGGGCGGACCTTGTCCGGGCGACGGAGTTGCGGCGATGGCGCGGACGATGCGGGAAGAAGTTGCCGATTTCAAACGCGCTTCCATACTCAAGGAAGCGGCGAGGCAATTCTACGTCAAGGGCTATGACGGCACCCGGATAGACGAGATCGCGGCGAGCCTGGGCGTCACCAAGCCCTTCATCTACTATCACTTCAAGAACAAGACCGAGATCCTCGACGAAATCTGCATCGAAGCGACCGCGATCTCGGGAGAGACACTGGAAGCGACGATCGCGGATCACGCCACCGTGACCGGCCAGCTCAGGGCGGCGGTGCGCGAACTGGTCTTGCAGGTGGTGGCCAACCAGACCGGCATCGCGATCTGCTTCCGCGAGGAGAAGTACATTTCCCCCGAAGCGCGCCAGCGCCTCGAGGCGAACCGCCGCCACTACGACGGCCTGCTGACGGACCTTCTGGTCCGCGCCAATCGCGAGAAGGTGATCGCGGTGCAGGATCCGCAGATCGCGACCCAGGTCCTCACCGGCGCAATCACCTGGAGCTTCGTGTGGTACCGCGAAGGCGGGCGTCTGAAGCCGGACGAGGTCGCCGACAATGTGCTCGATCTGACGATGGCGATGCTGAACGCGAAAGGCTGACGCTCTCCGGGCGGCCGATCGATCAGACGGCTCCGGCCAGTCCCCCCAGCGACTTGCCGCCATCGACGAACAAGGTCTGGCCGGTGATGAAGGAGGCGTCCGGCGAGGCGAGAAAAGCGATCGCGGGCGCGATCTCGGACGGCTTGGCGGGGCGGCCGCGCGCCTCGAGCGCCGAAGCGGCCTTGATCCCTTCCTCTCCGAATGCCTGGATCATCGGAGTGTCGGTGAAGCCCGGCGCGACCGCGTTCACGGTTATGAGCCGCTCGCGCAGGTCCATCGCCATCGAACGGACCATGCCGACCACCGCGGCCTTGGAAGACGCATAGGCGACATTGTTCCGCCCGCCCAGGACCCCGCGCGACGCCAGCATCACAATGCGCCCACCTTCGGGGATGCGCGCAAGCGCTTCCTGCGCGAGCCTGAAGACGCCGTAGACATTGACGTCGAAGGTCAGCGCGAAGTCCTCGTCGGTCTGCTGGTCGATCGGCTTGGGCCTGAGTATGCCCGCAGCACAGACCACGACGTGGATCGCCGCGAGGTCCGCGATCGAGCCGCGAATGCTTTCGCGCTCGGTCATGTTCGCGACCCGTCCCTCGACCGGCAGGCCCTCATCGGCGAGGGCGGCCGCGACCTCGACCACGGCCGGATTGAGGTCCAGCGCGATCACCGTATAGCCCTGCCGGGCAAGCAATTCGACGGTAGCCAGCCCGATGCCCTGGGCGCCTCCCGAAACGACTGCGGTCTGGCCTTTCACTTCCATTCTCCCTGCCTTCGCGGGTCACCGGTTATGCCCGGCCCCGTGGTGTCCGCGGCGTCAGGCGCAGGCTGCCTTCTCGAGGATTCTGAAACCCTCGTAGCCGGCTTGCGCGACCGCGTTGCATTTTTTCTCATAGTTGGGGACGCCGCCGGCATAGGCGAAGAACACCCGCGGCTTGCCCGGGATATTGGCGCCGAGATACCAATTGTCGGCCTTGGTCATGATGGTCTGTTCGGCGCATTGCCGCACATGTTCGGCCCAATCGTCCTCCGCCGCTTCGGTCGCTTCGATGCGGCGTCCTTCAAGATCGGTGAGGCACCGGTCGATCCATTCGACGTGAAATTCGATCGACGGCAACACATTGCTCAGCACCGACGGGCTGCCGGGGCCCGTGATGACGAACAGGCTGGGAAATCCGGCGACCATCAGGCCGAGATAGCATTTCGGGCCCGCGCTCCACTTTTCCTTCAAGGATCGCCCGCCCACTCCGCGGATGTCGATCCGATTGAGCGCGCCGGTTCCGGCGTCGTATCCGGTGGCATAAATCAGGGCGTCGAGGCGGTGAAAGACATCGCCCGTCTCGATCCCGTCCGACCACACACGCGTGATCGGCGTGCGGCGCAGATTGACCAGTGTCACATTCGGCCGGTTGTAGGTCGCGAAATAACCGGTGTCGCAGACCAACCGCTTTGCCCCGAGCGGATAGCCCTGCGGCGTGAGGTCTTCGGCGACTTGCGGGTCTTCGACGATCGAGGAGATCTTTCCGCGAACGAAATCGACCGCCGGCGCATTCGCCTCCAGCGACGTCAGCAGGTCGTCGAATGCGGCAATGAAGCTCGACCCGCCGCCTTTTTCCCCATCCCAGCGCGCCTCGAATTCCTGTTCGATTTCGGCGGGGGCGAAATTGCCGAGCGGCCCCCGGCTGCGTGGGAGAATCGTGCCGGTGCGGGTCCGATGGACCAGCGCGCGCATGTTCGGATAATCCGCTTTGATCGCCGCGATTTCCTCTTCCGCCAGCACGCGATTGCACGCCGGTACGCTGTAATTCGCGGTCCGCTGGAAGACCGTGAGGTGGTCCGCCTGTTTTGCGATCTCCGGAATGCATTGAATGCCCGAAGATCCGGTACCGATCACGCCGACCTTCTTTCCGGTGAAATCGACCGGGTGATGCGGCCAGGCCCCGGTGTGGTAGGATTCGCCGGCGAAGTTCCCGATCCCGGCGATGTCGGGAAGCTTCACATCGGACAGATTGCCGGTGGCCATTATGCAATAACGTGCGCGGAACACATCGCCCTGATGCGTCGTGACGGTCCAGAGGTCTTCGGCCTCGTCGAACACCGCGCTCTCGACCGTGCGATTGAAGCGGATGTCGCGGCGGAGGTCGAACCGGTCCGCGACGTGCTGCGCATAGGAAAGGATTTCGGTCTGAGGTGCGAAGCGTTCCGTCCAGACCCAGTCCTGATCGAGCTCTTCCGAAAAACCGTATGAATACTGATAGCTTTCGACGTCGCAGCGCGCGCCGGGATAGCGGTTCCAGTACCACGTGCCGCCGACGTCGGATCCGCGATCGATCGCGATGGCGGTGCGGTTCGAGAGGCGCAGCCGATGCAACATGTAAAGGCCGGCGAAGCCCGCTCCGACGATAACGACATCCAGCTCACGCGGGGAGTCCTGGTGGACCGCTTCCTGATACAAGGTCGTCTTTCCTAAGTTCTCAATAGTCATACCCACGGGTATAATGTTCTTCCTTATCGTGTCAATATGCTCTATCGAGATTTGGAAGCGGTAGCGCCAGTGCTGGCCGACGGCGCTTGACAGTCAACCAACTCATCGTATGGTAAAGATACCAGTGAGTATAAAAGATCGCCCCTGTGCTGGCTTTGGGGCGGCATGTGCCGCGCCATGTGGCACGGAACAAATGCGAGGGACGGGTGATGGTGGATAGTGCGGACATCGACGCATTCAGCGATGTTCACGGCGGCAGTGCGAAGTTCTGGCGCTCGCTCCAGACCCGCTGGCCGGAATTCTTTTCCGCTTATGCAGGGCTGGCCGATGTGCCGCGGCGGCGCGGCGCGCTGTCGGTGAAGACGCGCGAGCTGGTGCTGCTCGCCGTGAATGCCGCGGTGACCCATCTCAACCAGGGCGCGATGCGCGATCATATTCGAGCTGCGCTGCGCGAAGGCGCGAGCGCGGACGAAATCGCGGAGGTGCTGCAACTCGTCTCCGTGCTGGGCATCCATGCGATTTCGATCGGCTTTCCGGCAGTACTCGACATCGCGGTGCAGGCGGGCCGTGAACAGGAGCTTCCGCCGGCCGAGATGGATTCGCGTCAGCTCGAATTGAAGGACAGCTTCACCCGCACCCGTGGCTACTGGAATCCATTCTGGGAACAGGCCCTGCGGCTCGATCCGGCGCTGTTCGAAGCATACTTCGCTTATTCGAGCGTGCCCTGGAATCACGGCGTGCTCGAGCCGAAGGTGAAAGAGTTCGTCTACGTCGCGATCGATGCATCGACGACCCATATGTTCGACGATGGCACCCGGGGGCATATGGCCAACGCCTTCGAACAAGGCGCAACCGTCGATGAGATTCTCGAGGTTCTCGAATTATGCGTGCCGCTCGGCATCCAGTCGGTGACGATCGGGCTGCCGATCCTCGACGAGGAACTCGAACGGTTCGACCGCGAAACGGGAACGGGCCGATGACGCGGCCGATCGCATGGGTGACCGGAGCGAACCGCGGGATCGGGCGCGGTATTTCCGCTGCTCTGGCCGCGCGCGGTTTCGATCTCGTCGGCACCGATCTTGATGAGAACGATGACACCCGGACCACCGGCGCGATGGTCGAGGAAGCGGGCGGTTCCTTCCGTTTCCTGCAGGGCGACATCGGCCATGCGGGCGATGCCGCCGACCTGGCCGCAGCCGCGATGCGCGATGGTCCGATCCACTGTCTGGTCAACAATGCCGGGCTGCAGACGCGCCAGCGGGTCGACATTCTCGAACTTCCCGAAGCTGAATTCGACCGGCTGATGGCGGTCA
Coding sequences within it:
- a CDS encoding SDR family oxidoreductase is translated as MRLEGKLAVITAAGSGMGRAACIRFAEEGAAVVAIDVSREGLRQTVAEAGERVQALQADLSKPEECRRAVREAAALLGGLDIFWNHVGSPAPNVIEGLELGDYDLAMALNLTSCVVMAGEALPHLKARGGGAILFTASTSGLVGSPRSPVYSAGKFGVVGLAKSLAIRYGPDGIRVNALCPGLTDTPMAFSFTAPDGRAETSAKVAEATRASIPLRRIATPADVANAALFLVSDEASYITGVALPIDGGATAL
- a CDS encoding TetR/AcrR family transcriptional regulator, producing MREEVADFKRASILKEAARQFYVKGYDGTRIDEIAASLGVTKPFIYYHFKNKTEILDEICIEATAISGETLEATIADHATVTGQLRAAVRELVLQVVANQTGIAICFREEKYISPEARQRLEANRRHYDGLLTDLLVRANREKVIAVQDPQIATQVLTGAITWSFVWYREGGRLKPDEVADNVLDLTMAMLNAKG
- a CDS encoding SDR family NAD(P)-dependent oxidoreductase, with amino-acid sequence MKGQTAVVSGGAQGIGLATVELLARQGYTVIALDLNPAVVEVAAALADEGLPVEGRVANMTERESIRGSIADLAAIHVVVCAAGILRPKPIDQQTDEDFALTFDVNVYGVFRLAQEALARIPEGGRIVMLASRGVLGGRNNVAYASSKAAVVGMVRSMAMDLRERLITVNAVAPGFTDTPMIQAFGEEGIKAASALEARGRPAKPSEIAPAIAFLASPDASFITGQTLFVDGGKSLGGLAGAV
- a CDS encoding NAD(P)/FAD-dependent oxidoreductase, whose product is MTIENLGKTTLYQEAVHQDSPRELDVVIVGAGFAGLYMLHRLRLSNRTAIAIDRGSDVGGTWYWNRYPGARCDVESYQYSYGFSEELDQDWVWTERFAPQTEILSYAQHVADRFDLRRDIRFNRTVESAVFDEAEDLWTVTTHQGDVFRARYCIMATGNLSDVKLPDIAGIGNFAGESYHTGAWPHHPVDFTGKKVGVIGTGSSGIQCIPEIAKQADHLTVFQRTANYSVPACNRVLAEEEIAAIKADYPNMRALVHRTRTGTILPRSRGPLGNFAPAEIEQEFEARWDGEKGGGSSFIAAFDDLLTSLEANAPAVDFVRGKISSIVEDPQVAEDLTPQGYPLGAKRLVCDTGYFATYNRPNVTLVNLRRTPITRVWSDGIETGDVFHRLDALIYATGYDAGTGALNRIDIRGVGGRSLKEKWSAGPKCYLGLMVAGFPSLFVITGPGSPSVLSNVLPSIEFHVEWIDRCLTDLEGRRIEATEAAEDDWAEHVRQCAEQTIMTKADNWYLGANIPGKPRVFFAYAGGVPNYEKKCNAVAQAGYEGFRILEKAACA
- a CDS encoding carboxymuconolactone decarboxylase family protein; protein product: MVDSADIDAFSDVHGGSAKFWRSLQTRWPEFFSAYAGLADVPRRRGALSVKTRELVLLAVNAAVTHLNQGAMRDHIRAALREGASADEIAEVLQLVSVLGIHAISIGFPAVLDIAVQAGREQELPPAEMDSRQLELKDSFTRTRGYWNPFWEQALRLDPALFEAYFAYSSVPWNHGVLEPKVKEFVYVAIDASTTHMFDDGTRGHMANAFEQGATVDEILEVLELCVPLGIQSVTIGLPILDEELERFDRETGTGR